The genomic interval catacgaCAAGCAATCAAATgtatgaaaaaagtcaaatgttGTTAACTATTAATATACGGAGGAGTACTGATATAGATTTGGTTCGACATATTGTGCTAACGTCAATGCATAACATCTAGGGTCAGCGCCGTGCAGTTTTACGTGGATGAGAATCCGAAAAATTTagtaaactaaaatatatcaaattccTAAAAACGCTCCAtgtatgctaaaaaaatatattttgtaaataaagcCATAAAGTGTTTTCCAGTCGACCATATTGCTTTAGAGTCATGCCTCTCACAATGCTAGTTCTGCACGCACGACTGATCTGGGTGATTGTTGAACTTGACGGGCAAATTTGCGgaccttaaaaaataattttgaagagattattttaatctaaaatttaattttaagatttagaGGCACATGAGTGGATTAGTATGGGTGCAGGGGCTCAAGCCCTCCTACTCAGTGCATCCCgtaaaaaaagggaaataaaaaataagagacagagtggagagaaaaaaagggaatGAAGAAGATCAttggtgaaaaaacaaaacaatatatttacaaacaaaaaataatttataaataaaactgttATATACGTACTctcagcgatctaaaaactgaagctaaaaaataaacttaagtaaaaaactcaaaattaactttaattttaagattaaaatttaaattttaacttataaacgtaaaattcattaattgatatatatatatatagattcatccccatatatatatatacacgcgcgcgcgcgcggaggggTAAGGTAAAAGAAGTTATGATTTACAAAGCGAGAAATGGAACACGCGAAACAACGTGCCAAGCTCCGCACGTTCCGGCTGCCTCACGGAAACAGTGTTTGCGAAGCTTGTAGACGCGGCGACCCAAACTTAGCCCATCAAGGAAAGCCCGTGGGCGCgactcgcctcgcctcgcctcgccttcCCCCTTCCGCCCGTTCGCCGCAGCCACCGAAcctccgtctctctctctctctccctctatcTCTCCGGCGAATATTCCCGCGAGGCTAGCCCTCCccacctcgcctccctccccgcGGCGAAGCCGGCGCGACCGCCCGCGCACCCCAACAGCTACGACGCCCCCGCCGGAGTCCCTGGAGCGCGGAGAGTGGtcatcctcgccggcgccgactcGACGGTTCCTCTGGCCTGGCACGGAGAGCGCGATGCTGCGGCGcggcctcctcgtcgccaaCCGCCTTCGCAATGTTCATCTCCGGCGGCGCCCGCTCTGCTCGAGCCCCGCCCCGTCGGCGTCCTCGGCCCCGTCGACgtcttcctcgtcgtcgctcCCCGTGGCGGCCCCTCCCCCGCCCCACCACCTCGCGCCGCCCCACCgcggcccccgccgccgcctgacGCCCCTCCTCGCCCTGTCCACGCTCTCCCTCGTGACGGCCGCGGGCGCGATCTACCTCTCCGCGGACGACCTCGAGGGGACGCTGGAGAGGTCCAGGGCATCCGCGGCGCGCGTCGTCGAGCGGATGCAGCAGACCTGCGCGGCCGGGAAGGTGCTGTGCAGGTCTCTCATGTCCGTCCTGTCGTCCGCCAACCACGAGGTGCGGTCGGGGTTCGAGCTCCGGGTGGCCGCGCTGCTGGCCGACATTGCGGCTGccagcgccgcgcgccgcgcggcaATCGTGtcagctggcggcggcgccgttaTCGACTGGCTGCTCGAGAGCGTCGTGCGGAGGACCACGCAGGCGGAGGCCGCGCGGGCGCTCGCACACCTGCTGGCCGATCCTTGGGTTGCGCCTGCTGTGCTTGGTCGACCACGGGCGGTTCCCTGCCTCCTCCAATTCATCTTCTCTTACCAGCCCAAACGCAGCAAGAAGGTGATGTCACGTGTTAGTTTTTTACTGTTTGCTTTGGTTGCCGTAATGTGGCTTAACAGAATGAATCTTGCGATTAGTATAATTATGTGACAGTGCGAGTATGCCGATGTAGGATGTAGCTGGCTCTAATCTGGGTGATTGTTGTTGTAAGCTGTAACCACTCTGTTCAATATATAGACGAGAAAAGCTGATACATGTTCATATTGAATTGTTCGTTTCTTTAGTTGAGAATTATTGATTTGGTGTGGTTGATTTGTTCTTGTATTAGGAATTTCAGTATTCATACCATATGTTATAGGATTCAGATGCTGAAATGTGCATCAATATAGCTTGATTATAGGTGGATAATAAATTTGCATCCTCATGTGATCTGAGATTTCTGTCATTTTTATGTTCATCCCATGTCTTTGTGGGCATGGATGGAACCTCTGGCTCTGTAGGTTTTCCGATTAGGAACTCTTCACATATGTAATTAATGTTAAGATGATAGATCTACACAGGGGATGAGTTATGTACTTATGTACCTGCATGCCAGTTATGcaaatttgtcatttttaatggattatcAAGATCTAGGAGTTAGtggtaaatataatttattttccttggTGGCTTAGTGATTACTGATTTCTACTCTCCTATATGCAATttctttgctttcttttttgtttgctgGAAGTACTTCATcgtccatctttttttttttcatttttgatgtgtgtgtgtattaAACAATTTAGCTTTTCCAATTATCTTGGACTTCAACATTATGAGTTGTTTGTAACTAATATATTACCTTCTTGTTAATACAGAACTCGGGATACTCTTCATTCAATATCTCAGACCATTCTAAAGGAAGGAGCATGCTTGTTGCTGCACTTATGGACATCATCACTTCCAACTGTGATAATGCAGATTATTCATCATTTCAGCCTTTATTGCCTTCAGATGCTGATACAAGAGACATTGCGGCAGCCATCGAAGTCATTGAGCAAGGGGGGATGCATtttgatgaccatgatgataaTGAAAGTGATGATGGTGACAGTGGATTAAAGGGAATAGGGATTAAGGTACTTGGTGGGACTACTGTCTTAGGATTCTCTAGAGAAATAAACTCATTGGAGGTGCGCAACTCAGATGATGATATTGTGGGAGCTTTGAACAGTAGAATATCATTGCAAGAGACTTCTACTGACTCTCCACTAGTGGAGAAGTTAAATTCTGCTGCTGTTCCAGGCCTCTGGGATGATTTGCAGAGGGAGCATGTAGCTGTACCTTTTGCTACGTGGGCTCTTGCTAATTGGGCTATAGCATCTGATTTAAACCGTTCTCGTATTCAAGAACTTGACAGCGATGGACATGCTGTCACAACTGCACTGAAAGCACCTGAAAGAACTGTCAAGTGGCATGGGGCCATGGTAGCTCGAGCTCTTTTGGAAGACCAGAACTTGACTCTGGCTCCTTCTGTCCCTGGCTGGTGCTCAAGTCTTCTTTTGACAGCTTCTCAGGCTGCCGAGAATGGTGACATGTCATTGGCCCAAATGTCACTATCAACTTTCCTATTATCCATGATAAGGTGCAATGAGTCGAAATTTGTGATCAGACAGAAGGGTCTTCATCTTCTTCGGAGTATTGCTAAAAAGATAGAAAATGAGAATGCTCAGAGCAGGATGAAGGAATCATTGGCAGTCACACTGAGTTTGCTCTATGCTGGTGAAGTTCCTTTGTCACTTGAAGAAACTCAAAGATGGTCTGGCATTCTTCTTCGCTGGCTCTTTGATAAATCTGTTTCTGAAACTACAAATCTCACCGCTGTTAAAATCCTTTCATGCATTCTTGAAGACTATGGACCAGCTTCCGTGCCAATTTCTCAGGGATGGTTGGCTCTCGTGCTTTCTGAGATTCTTGGAGATAACAAGACACAGAATTTGAAAGGAAATGCCCAGCCTCAACCAGAGAGAGTGAAGGTAAGAATCTATGTATTGTTTGTTATAAATGTCTATTTGAATGTGTGCTGCCAACTGTTCTTAATAGTTTGGTTGGTTGACATATTAGTTGTACATAAATAAACTGGATCATAGACGGTAGAACATCAAGGACTTACGATTGCATGTATGTCATATGTTCAGATTTATGACAAGTATTAACCATGGAGCAACAGGATATGAACattttataaatgaattttgCTCTGTTATTTGGTGACTATAAATGCTCCATGTCTGTTTAGGGTAGTTTTTTAGAACATTTATATGAACACAGGCATGTTttgatatatttcttttgattATGTTGTATTGTTtggaacaaaatttgaatagttGATTGCTGCTACTTTTCTtgttcagagtttcagattTTCTATCATCTgccattttttgtttatgtagTGCTACTCTTTTTGGATGTTACATTATAACTTATACTATTTATGTTATGAAGCTTTAGCATAATTCCTGATAGTACTAATAATTCCTGAAGTACTAAATTCCTATTAACTTTCTTTCACAATATTGTTCTTCCTCCTGTTGTCCTGAATCCTGAtactaatttttattatgaacAGAATCAAGTCGATCACCATAATGCTTCCTCTGCAACTCAGATCTTGAATCAATTAGCTAATGCTGTTGTGAAATTGGCAACTGTTCAATCAGACTACGATCCTGCTTCTGGTGACAAAGTACCCCTTTCcgattttctctctcttgaaCCATTTGCTACAGCTCTGAAGAACTTGAATAAAAAGAACCCACCCAAATTTGACGCTGCTGACTCAGCATCCGCTACACTGAAGGGAATAAAAGCTCTAGCAGAACTTTGTTCTGAGGATGCCGCATGCCAAAAGAGAATTGCTGATTTAGGAGTTCTTTCTCTGTTGAG from Oryza brachyantha chromosome 3, ObraRS2, whole genome shotgun sequence carries:
- the LOC102707853 gene encoding uncharacterized protein LOC102707853 — encoded protein: MQQTCAAGKVLCRSLMSVLSSANHEVRSGFELRVAALLADIAAASAARRAAIVSAGGGAVIDWLLESVVRRTTQAEAARALAHLLADPWVAPAVLGRPRAVPCLLQFIFSYQPKRSKKNSGYSSFNISDHSKGRSMLVAALMDIITSNCDNADYSSFQPLLPSDADTRDIAAAIEVIEQGGMHFDDHDDNESDDGDSGLKGIGIKVLGGTTVLGFSREINSLEVRNSDDDIVGALNSRISLQETSTDSPLVEKLNSAAVPGLWDDLQREHVAVPFATWALANWAIASDLNRSRIQELDSDGHAVTTALKAPERTVKWHGAMVARALLEDQNLTLAPSVPGWCSSLLLTASQAAENGDMSLAQMSLSTFLLSMIRCNESKFVIRQKGLHLLRSIAKKIENENAQSRMKESLAVTLSLLYAGEVPLSLEETQRWSGILLRWLFDKSVSETTNLTAVKILSCILEDYGPASVPISQGWLALVLSEILGDNKTQNLKGNAQPQPERVKNQVDHHNASSATQILNQLANAVVKLATVQSDYDPASGDKVPLSDFLSLEPFATALKNLNKKNPPKFDAADSASATLKGIKALAELCSEDAACQKRIADLGVLSLLRRILLGDDYEKLAAIEAYDASRIREVQDKNVPASNDSSSDATTDPSSVRVPPAAHIRRHAGRLVTILSLLPNSEKAIISDDVWCKWLEECASGRVPCNDIKLKSYCRLTLLNVFCSENPNTGSASDEYPDSESEYKRKCPQFGDALFLLNPELPLEVHLDNNGHKISRERCKDDCCIEGGDSETGDTPGNASKHAPPLMDVVFVHGLRGGPFNSWRIAEDKSSTTKAGLVESIDEDAGKEGTCWPREWLAADFPRARFLTVKYKTNLTQWTGASLPLQEVSSMLLRKLIAAGIGNRPVVFVTHSMGGLVVKQMLYQAKLNNYDKFLNNTNGLVFYSCPHFGSKLADMPWRMGLVFRPAPSIGELRSGSPRLVELNDFVRQRHSKGLLNVLSFSETQVTPIVEGYGGWALRMEIVPIESAYPGYGELVVLPSTDHINSCKPVNKNDPSYADTLAFLEKILKSRFKTEES